Proteins encoded within one genomic window of Glycine soja cultivar W05 chromosome 1, ASM419377v2, whole genome shotgun sequence:
- the LOC114370256 gene encoding protein MAIN-LIKE 2-like, whose protein sequence is MGSSLAMGCSYQLDVCVCGSCGGGVKGDEGWFYWSKECKIDPALITALVEQWRPETHTFHRPWGECIITLKDVALHLGIRVDGRVVAGPSFLHWDELCKKLLGEVPPKNARKGAALKLTWLLSMLLAPLPEEPTSHQLQCRCRAYIMYMIGGALIPDKSGNRFHLMYLNLLHDLNNTKKYSSGCLANLYRELCRASSEVGKSMGGCVILLLSWAWYRMPFIAPRVPRPETTFPLAKRWSGGRLEYRATPHGDLVEYRSRIDHMESHEV, encoded by the exons ATGGGATCTTCGTTAGCAATGGGATGTTCATATCAGCTTGATGTTTGCGTTTGTGGTAGTTGTGGAGGTGGCGTAAAGGGGGATGAAGGATGGTTTTATTGGTCAAAGGAA TGTAAAATTGATCCTGCATTGATCACTGCATTGGTTGAACAATGGAGGCCTGAAACACATACCTTTCACCGGCCATGGGGAGAGTGCATCATCACACTCAAAGATGTTGCACTTCATCTAGGCATTAGAGTCGATGGTCGTGTTGTGGCTGGACCTAGCTTCTTACATTGGGATGAGTTATGCAAGAAGTTACTAGGGGAAGTCCCTCCCAAAAATGCACGTAAAGGAGCCGCACTGAAGCTGACATGGTTGCTAAGCATGTTGCTCGCACCATTGCCCGAAGAACCAACATCGCACCAACTACAATGTAGGTGTAGAGCTTACATAATGTACATGATTGGCGGTGCTTTAATTCCTGATAAATCTGGAAATAGATTTCATTTAATGTATTTGAACCTATTACATGATttgaacaacacaaaaaaatatagttcGGGTTGTTTAGCAAACCTGTATAGAGAACTATGTCGAGCATCATCGGAGGTTGGTAAATCTATGGGTGGTTGTGTCATACTATTGCTGTCATGGGCTTGGTACCGCATGCCTTTTATTGCACCAAGAGTCCCACGACCCGAAACAACTTTTCCACTGGCTAAAAG ATGGAGTGGTGGTAGATTAGAATATAGGGCCACACCTCATGGTGACTTGGTCGAATATAGGTCTCGTATAGATCATATGGAGAGCCATGAGGTATAA